One window of Alosa sapidissima isolate fAloSap1 chromosome 21, fAloSap1.pri, whole genome shotgun sequence genomic DNA carries:
- the LOC121695395 gene encoding extracellular matrix protein 1-like translates to MFTLGVMVMLTLVEIRGSVGHISEPDVSFPPARPSLANLHALCTQGSGRPRFTSSVFAKSVPGYQRRRGSAVNRVEAWYSMCCAPGQAQEQALCCATQAWEYALNVFCNDEYGVKDMPHKCCEQWEESRLTCFQSEAPNPAYLPTPGYTAPSIAVNLRFSWDPSTC, encoded by the exons ATGTTTACCCTCGGTGTGATGGTGATGTTGACTTTAGTGGAGATAAGAG GCTCTGTTGGTCACATTTCGGAGCCTGATGTCTCCTTTCCCCCAGCCAGGCCCTCTCTGGCCAACCTGCATGCTCTCTGCACACAGGGGAGCGGTCGCCCCCGCTTCACAAGCAGTGTCTTCGCGAAGTCGGTACCGGGCTACCAACGTCGCCGTGGCTCCGCAGTGAACCGTGTGGAGGCCTGGTACAGCATGTGCTGTGCACCGGGGCAAGCCCAAGAGCAGGCATTGTGCTGTGCCACGCAGGCG TGGGAGTATGCACTCAACGTGTTCTGCAATGATGAGTATGGGGTGAAGGACATGCCCCATAAGTGCTGTGAGCAGTGGGAAGAGAGCAGACTGACCTGTTTCCAGAGTGAGGCCCCCAATCCTGCTTACCTGCCCACACCTGGCTACACAGCCCCCAGCATTGCAGTGAACCTCAGATTCAGCTGGGACCCCAGTACCTGCTAG
- the LOC121695384 gene encoding zonadhesin-like yields MMMMRKLSCLAILLFCGVCAAEGEQKQLTWLQENIYSNMGICWIMGNPHYRTFDNHYYSFMGNCTYVMASSKCSDSGNTPFFEVEVKNENSPKSEIPDVEMVVVKVYDYTFTIYRTEYGIVRFNNNLWNLPMYLDDRVAVLPSGMSVLLKTDFGLSVQYDWQQYLVVMVPDSFKGMTCGLCGNFNDKDSDDMLLPNGSPAGSTAALGKGWRVPGVVDDATCRDECDNQCEKCEHGSFLEHVTGKVFCSLMTQVMNGPLSGCSAVIPRNVYNDYCQYDVCMGKSMKKFLCDTLHVYTDACQRAGVKVLNWRGLVGCHDPQCPKNSHYEHCGSACPATCDNPRAPSECGGRCVEGCMCDDGFVLRGNECIPQSHCGCLYEKTGSYVKPGKSFWTDNCQKFCTCEPSNGQLVCQSEGCSDGQQCKVVKGIIGCYASSNGICTISGDPHYKTFDNHLYSFQGNCTYTAAKATHIEGTHLHPFTVVVENEKWQNTELTAAKAVAVEVYGQTLVLRKNQIGVVMVDGVLMNLPVNLNNGQVEVYQDGSYDVIKTDFGLIVTYDLVYRVTVTVPGSYHGKTSGLCGNFNGNKNDEYMLPDGKETKSIKEFGAAWKESVQGVVCDDGCTGDFCPKCAEDKKRIFEADCSIIKNANGPFAACLSVIDPESYFRDCVYDVCMGNGDRNMLCHSIAAYVSDCQDFGVAIKDWRTPTFCPLSCPANSHYQICAETCNSPCPGLANIVSCPKTCAEGCACDSEYSFNGVNCVKSDECSCYYDGHTYKIGETAISDDCTERITCQSAGVVKRESIHCKSDEICKVKNGVRGCFNPSCVYNGHTYKSGESVVNEDCTERITCQASGIQHERIHCKSGEICMIKYGARGCFSPISCVYNGHTYKSGESVVNEDCTERITCQSSGIVQHERIHCNSDEVCKVKEGVRGCFTPTSCVYNGRTYKSGESVVNEDCTERITCQSSGIVQHERIHCNSDEVCKVKDGVRGCFTPTSCVYNGRTYKSGESVVNEDCTERITCQSSGIVQHERIHCNSDEVCKVKDGVRGCFTPTSCVYNGRTYKSGESVVNEDCTERITCQPSGILQHKPIHCKSDEICMIKYGVRGCFLLPICIYNGRTYTVGESVVNEDCTERITCLPSGIVQHEPIYCNSDEVCKVMNGVRGCFSPTQCYYNGRTYKMGESVIKEDCTERITCQSSGIVQREPIHCNSDEVCKVNDGVRGCFSPNSCYYDGHRYKMGESVVNEDCTERITCQSSGIVQHKPIHCNSDEVCKVNDGVRGCFSPNSCYYDGHRYKIGESVVNKDCTERITCQPSGILQPETMHCKNDEICMIKYGVRGCFSLPICVYNGHAYKIGESVVNEDCTERITCQPSGIVQHEPIYCNSDEVCKVKDGVRGCFSPTSCVYDGRTYKSGESVVNEDCTERITCQPSGIMQHERIHCNSDEVCTIKYGVRDCFSLPSCHYDGHTYKIGESVVNEDCTERITCQSSGILQHEPIYCNSDEVCKVKDGVRGCFTPTSCVYDGRTYKIGESVVNEDCTERITCQSSGIVQHEPIYCNSDEVCKVKDGVRGCFTPTSCVYDGRTYKIGESVVNEDCTERITCQPSGIVQHEPIYCNSDEVCKVKDGVRGCFTPTSCVYNGRTYKIGESVVNEDCTERITCQSSGIVQHEPIYCNSDEVCKVKDGVRGCFTPTSCVYDGRTYKIGESVVNEDCTERITCQPSGSVQHERIHCNSDEVCTIKYGVRDCFSLPSCDYDGHTYKIGESVINEDCTERITCQPSGIVQHERIHCNSDEVCKVKDGVRNCYHQVHQCTIATNAALTTFSGSGGDIDVSGAFDIVKVCDGSVVKEWFRVVVKLQECGRAGLRRVEAVYVFFDALAITVNAKHQTWVNGRRVNLPSLLKNEISVKISEKTVVIEKMSALRVTYSMTQDISVTVSDHFADKVCGACGKMTGDVSITVDSKSIKKWMDSWRAPDFPTCEQ; encoded by the exons atgatgatgatgaggaaacTATCATGCCTGGCAATTTTGCTGTTTTGTG GGGTCTGTGCTGCTGAGGGAGAGCAGAAGCAGCTGACTTGGCTCCAAGAGAACATCTACAGCAATATGGGCATCTGCTGGATCATGGGCAACCCCCACTACCGCACCTTTGACAACCACTATTACAGCTTCATGGGTAACTGCACCTATGTCATGGCTTCCAGTAAATGCAGTGACAGCGGTAACACTCCTTTCTTTGAAGTGGAggtcaaaaatgaaaacagCCCAAAGTCAGAGATCCCTGATGTAGAAATGGTTGTTGTCAAAGTCTATGACTACACCTTCACTATTTACCGGACAGAATATGGAATAGTGAGA TTCAACAATAACCTGTGGAACCTCCCAATGTACCTTGATGATAGAGTGGCCGTGCTTCCCAGTGGCATGTCTGTCCTGCTGAAGACCGACTTCGGCCTATCGGTGCAGTATGACTGGCAGCAGTACCTGGTGGTCATGGTGCCCGATAGCTTCAAAGGCATGACCTGTGGCCTCTGTGGAAACTTCAACGACAAAGATAGCGATGACATGCTTCTGCCCAATGGCAGCCCCGCAGGCAGCACTGCGGCACTGGGCAAGGGCTGGAGAGTGCCAGGAGTGGTCGACGATGCCACCTGTCGGGATGAGTGTGACAACCAGTGCGAGAAGTGCGAGCACGGCTCCTTCCTCGAGCACGTGACTGGGAAGGTCTTCTGCAGTCTCATGACACAGGTGATGAACGGGCCACTGAGTGGGTGCAGTGCCGTCATCCCAAGGAACGTCTACAACGACTACTGCCAGTATGATGTGTGCATGGGAAAGAGCATGAAGAAATTCCTCTGTGACACCCTGCATGTGTACACTGATGCCTGCCAAAGAGCTGGAGTCAAGGTCCTCAACTGGAGAGGATTGGTTGGTTGCC ATGATCCCCAATGCCCTAAGAACAGCCACTATGAGCATTGTGGCAGTGCCTGCCCAGCCACATGTGACAACCCAAGGGCTCCATCAGAGTGTGGTGGGCGATGTGTTGAGGGTTGTATGTGCGATGACGGCTTTGTGCTCAGGGGCAACGAATGTATCCCCCAGTCCCATTGTGGATGCCTCTATGAAAAGACAGGAAGTTATGTGAAACCTGGAAAGTCCTTCTGGACAGACAACTGCCAGAAATTCTGTACCTGTGAGCCCAGTAATGGTCAATTGGTTTGCCAATCAGAGGGGTGTTCAGACGGACAACAGTGCAAAGTGGTGAAGGGAATCATAGGCTGCTATGCCTCATCTAACGGCATTTGCACCATCTCAGGAGACCCCCATTATAAAACATTCGACAACCACCTCTACTCTTTCCAAGGCAATTGCACATACACTGCTGCCAAGGCCACCCACATTGAGGGCACACACCTCCATCCCTTTACAGTGGTGGTAGAGAATGAGAAGTGGCAGAATACAGAGCTTACTGCTGCCAAAGCTGTTGCTGTGGAGGTTTATGGGCAAACATTGGTACTGAGGAAAAACCAAATTGGAGTAGTCATG GTGGATGGTGTTCTTATGAATTTGCCAGTGAATCTAAATAATGGCCAAGTGGAAGTTTATCAAGATGGCAGCTATGATGTCATCAAAACCGATTTTGGCCTGATAGTGACATACGACCTGGTATACCGCGTCACTGTAACTGTTCCTGGCTCATATCATGGTAAGACCAGTGGCCTGTGTGGCAACTTCAACGGTAACAAGAATGACGAGTACATGCTGCCTGACGGCAAGGAGACAAAAAGCATCAAAGAGTTTGGTGCAGCCTGGAAGGAATCTGTGcaaggtgtggtgtgtgatgaTGGCTGCACCGGTGATTTCTGCCCCAAGTGTGCTGAGGATAAGAAACGCATCTTTGAGGCTGACTGCAGCATCATCAAAAACGCCAATGGCCCCTTTGCTGCCTGTCTCAGCGTCATCGATCCAGAGTCATACTTCAGGGACTGTGTCTATGATGTCTGCATGGGCAATGGAGACCGCAACATGCTCTGCCACAGCATTGCTGCATATGTGTCTGACTGCCAGGACTTTGGTGTTGCCATAAAGGACTGGAGAACCCCAACCTTCTGTC CCCTGTCCTGCCCTGCCAACAGTCACTACCAGATCTGTGCCGAGACCTGCAACTCACCCTGTCCTGGCCTCGCAAATATTGTCAGCTGCCCCAAAACCTGTGCAGAGGGCTGTGCCTGTGACTCTGAGTACTCTTTCAATGGGGTCAACTGTGTTAAATCAGATGAGTGCAGCTGCTACTATGatggacacacatacaag ATTGGTGAGACTGCTATCAGCGACGACTGCACTGAGCGCATTACCTGCCAGTCTGCTGGTGTTGTGAAGCGAGAAAGCATCCACTGCAAGAGCGACGAAATCTGCAAAGTGAAGAATGGTGTCCGTGGTTGCTTTAACCCCAGCTGCGTCTATAatggacacacatacaag agtGGTGAGTCTGTGGTCAACGAGGACTGTACTGAGCGCATTACCTGTCAGGCCTCTGGTATACAGCACGAACGCATCCACTGCAAGAGTGGCGAAATCTGCATGATCAAATACGGTGCCCGTGGTTGCTTTTCCCCCATCAGCTGCGTCTATAATGGACACACATATAAG AGTGGTGAGTCTGTGGTCAACGAGGACTGTACCGAGCGCATTACCTGTCAGTCATCTGGCATTGTGCAGCACGAACGCATCCACTGCAATAGCGACGAAGTCTGCAAGGTGAAGGAAGGTGTCCGCGGTTGCTTTACCCCCACCAGCTGCGTCTATAATGGACGCACATACAAG agTGGTGAGTCTGTGGTCAACGAGGACTGTACCGAGCGCATTACCTGTCAGTCATCTGGCATTGTGCAGCACGAACGCATCCACTGCAATAGCGACGAAGTCTGCAAGGTGAAGGACGGTGTCCGCGGTTGCTTTACCCCCACCAGCTGCGTCTATAATGGACGCACATATAAG agTGGTGAGTCTGTGGTCAACGAGGACTGTACCGAGCGCATTACCTGTCAGTCATCTGGCATTGTGCAGCACGAACGCATCCACTGCAATAGCGACGAAGTCTGCAAGGTGAAGGACGGTGTCCGCGGTTGCTTTACCCCCACCAGCTGCGTCTATAATGGACGCACATACAAG AGTGGTGAGTCTGTGGTCAACGAGGACTGTACCGAGCGCATTACCTGTCAGCCATCTGGCATTTTGCAGCACAAACCCATCCACTGCAAGAGTGACGAAATCTGCATGATCAAATACGGTGTCCGCGGTTGCTTTTTGCTCCCCATCTGCATCTATAATGGACGCACATACACT gttGGTGAGTCTGTGGTCAATGAGGACTGTACCGAGCGCATTACCTGTCTGCCATCTGGCATTGTTCAGCACGAACCCATCTACTGCAATAGCGATGAAGTCTGCAAGGTGATGAATGGTGTCCGCGGTTGCTTTAGCCCCACCCAGTGCTACTATAATGGACGCACATACAAG ATGGGTGAGTCTGTGATCAAAGAGGACTGTACCGAGCGCATTACCTGTCAGTCCTCTGGAATTGTGCAGCGCGAACCCATCCACTGCAATAGCGACGAAGTCTGCAAGGTGAATGACGGTGTCCGCGGTTGCTTTAGCCCCAACAGCTGCTACTATGATGGACACAGATATAAG atGGGTGAGTCTGTGGTAAACGAGGACTGTACCGAGCGCATTACCTGTCAGTCCTCTGGAATTGTGCAGCACAAACCCATCCACTGCAATAGCGACGAAGTCTGCAAGGTGAATGACGGTGTCCGCGGTTGCTTTAGCCCCAACAGCTGCTACTATGATGGACACAGATATAAG attGGTGAGTCTGTGGTCAACAAGGACTGTACCGAGCGCATTACCTGTCAACCATCCGGCATTTTGCAGCCCGAAACCATGCACTGCAAGAATGACGAAATTTGCATGATCAAATATGGTGTCCGTGGTTGCTTTTCCCTCCCCATCTGCGTCTATAATGGACACGCATACAAG attGGTGAGTCTGTGGTCAACGAGGACTGTACCGAGCGCATTACCTGTCAGCCATCTGGCATTGTGCAGCACGAACCCATCTACTGCAATAGCGACGAAGTCTGCAAGGTGAAGGACGGTGTCCGCGGTTGCTTTAGCCCCACCAGTTGCGTCTATGATGGACGCACATACAAG agtGGTGAGTCTGTGGTCAACGAGGACTGTACCGAGCGCATTACCTGTCAGCCATCTGGCATTATGCAGCACGAACGCATCCACTGCAATAGCGACGAAGTCTGCACGATCAAATACGGTGTCCGTGATTGTTTTTCCCTCCCCAGCTGCCACTATGatggacacacatacaag aTTGGTGAGTCTGTGGTAAACGAGGACTGTACCGAGCGCATTACCTGTCAGTCATCTGGCATTTTGCAGCACGAACCCATCTACTGCAATAGCGACGAAGTCTGCAAGGTGAAGGACGGTGTCCGCGGTTGTTTTACCCCCACCAGTTGCGTCTATGATGGACGCACATACAAG aTTGGTGAGTCTGTGGTAAACGAGGACTGTACCGAGCGCATTACCTGTCAGTCATCTGGCATTGTGCAGCACGAACCCATCTACTGCAATAGCGACGAAGTCTGCAAGGTGAAGGACGGTGTCCGCGGTTGTTTTACCCCCACCAGTTGCGTCTATGATGGACGCACATACAAG aTTGGTGAGTCTGTGGTAAACGAGGACTGTACCGAGCGCATTACCTGTCAGCCATCTGGCATTGTGCAGCACGAACCTATCTACTGCAATAGCGACGAAGTCTGCAAGGTGAAGGACGGTGTCCGCGGTTGTTTTACCCCCACCAGTTGCGTCTATAATGGACGCACATACAAG aTTGGTGAGTCTGTGGTAAACGAGGACTGTACCGAGCGCATTACCTGTCAGTCATCTGGCATTGTGCAGCACGAACCCATCTACTGCAATAGCGATGAAGTCTGCAAGGTGAAGGACGGTGTCCGCGGTTGTTTTACCCCCACCAGTTGCGTCTATGATGGACGCACATACAAG aTTGGTGAGTCTGTGGTAAACGAGGACTGTACCGAGCGCATTACCTGTCAGCCATCTGGCAGTGTGCAGCACGAACGCATCCACTGCAATAGCGACGAAGTCTGCACGATCAAATACGGTGTCCGTGATTGTTTTTCCCTCCCCAGCTGCGACTATGatggacacacatacaag ATTGGTGAGTCTGTGATCAACGAGGACTGTACCGAGCGCATTACCTGTCAGCCATCGGGCATTGTGCAGCACGAACGTATCCACTGCAATAGCGACGAAGTCTGCAAGGTGAAGGACGGTGTCCGCAACTGCTACCACCAAGTCCATCAATGCACAATAGCAACCAATGCAGCTCTCACCACGTTCAGTGGGAGTGGCGGCGACATTGATGTCTCAGGGGCCTTTGACATTGTGAAAGTGTGTGACGGGTCTGTGGTAAAGGAGTGGTTCCGTGTGGTCGTGAAGCTCCAGGAATGTGGACGTGCTGGCCTGAGGCGTGTTGAGGCTGTCTATGTCTTCTTTGATGCTCTGGCCATTACTGTTAATGCCAAGCACCAGACTTGG GTTAATGGCAGGAGAGTCAACCTGCCTAGTCTGCTTAAGAACGAGATCTCAGTGAAAATCTCCGAGAAGACAGTGGTCATTGAGAAGATGTCAGCCCTGCGTGTGACCTACAGCATGACACAGGATATCAGCGTGACTGTCAGTGACCACTTTGCTGACAAGGTGTGCGGAGCTTGTGGGAAAATGACTGGAGATGTCAGCATCACAGTTGACAGCAAGTCCATCAAAAAGTGGATGGACTCCTGGAGAGCACCTGACTTCCCAACCTG tGAGCAGTAA